One genomic segment of Burkholderia multivorans ATCC BAA-247 includes these proteins:
- the lpxO gene encoding lipid A hydroxylase LpxO, producing the protein MRWLLLIVFLACVVYTHRRGRVRHRFFRQLSDHSTFTAPLNCFSYAFSAVPTTPFIDTRHFPELEALRREWRTFRGEAIALRDASRIKASDAYNDIGFNSFFRRGWKRFYLKWYDAPHPSAQALCPRSVEILSRFPSIKAAMFASLPPGGTLGLHRDPYAGALRYHLGLDTPNDDACRIVVDGEPYAWRDGEAVMFDETYLHWAENRTEHDRIILFCDIDRPMKFRWAQWINDAFGQLLMRAAASPNETGDRTGGLNRAFRYLYMIRLAGKRLKAWNRTVYYIVKWALFGGIAVAIFWL; encoded by the coding sequence ATGCGTTGGCTCCTGTTGATCGTCTTTCTCGCGTGCGTCGTCTACACGCATCGACGGGGCAGGGTGCGACACCGGTTTTTCCGCCAACTGTCCGATCATTCGACGTTCACCGCGCCGCTGAACTGCTTTTCGTATGCGTTTTCGGCGGTGCCGACGACACCGTTCATCGACACGCGTCATTTTCCGGAACTCGAGGCGCTGCGACGCGAATGGCGCACGTTCCGCGGCGAGGCGATTGCGTTGCGCGACGCGAGCCGCATCAAGGCGTCGGACGCATACAACGACATCGGCTTCAATTCATTTTTTCGCCGCGGCTGGAAGCGCTTCTATCTGAAGTGGTACGACGCGCCGCATCCGTCCGCGCAGGCGCTGTGTCCGCGGTCGGTCGAGATCCTGTCGCGCTTTCCGTCGATCAAGGCGGCGATGTTCGCGTCGCTGCCGCCGGGCGGCACGCTCGGGCTCCATCGCGATCCGTACGCGGGCGCGCTGCGCTACCACCTCGGGCTCGATACGCCGAACGACGACGCGTGCCGGATCGTCGTCGACGGCGAGCCGTACGCGTGGCGCGACGGCGAAGCGGTGATGTTCGACGAGACGTATCTGCACTGGGCCGAGAACCGCACCGAGCACGACCGGATCATCCTGTTCTGCGATATCGACCGGCCGATGAAATTCCGCTGGGCCCAGTGGATCAACGATGCGTTCGGGCAGCTGCTGATGCGCGCGGCCGCGTCGCCGAACGAGACCGGCGACCGCACGGGCGGACTCAATCGCGCGTTCCGCTATCTGTATATGATTCGGCTCGCCGGCAAGCGGCTGAAGGCGTGGAATCGCACGGTCTACTACATCGTCAAATGGGCGCTGTTCGGCGGCATCGCCGTCGCGATCTTCTGGCTCTGA
- the ahpF gene encoding alkyl hydroperoxide reductase subunit F, whose product MLDANLKTQLKAYLEKITRPIELVASLDDSAKSQELRALLDEIASLTTRVTVIERRDDEARTPSFSIGEPGQPARIRFAGIPMGHEFTSLVLALLQTGGHPIKLDDDVIEQIRALDGDYAFETYFSLSCQNCPEVVQALNVMSLINPRIRHVAIDGALFQDEVEARQIMAVPTMFLNGESFGQGRSSVKEILAKLDTGAGARAAKSLENKPVFDTLIVGGGPAGAAAAIYSARKGIATGVVAERFGGQVLDTMAIENFVSVQETEGPKFATALEQHVKQYDVDIMDVQRAEALIPGDVHQIRLANGAVLKARTVVLATGARWREIGVPGEREYRNRGVAYCPHCDGPLFKGKRVAVIGGGNSGVEAAIDLAGIVKAVTLIEYGAQLRADEVLQRKLRSLPNVTVITEAQTTELTGDGSKLNGLVYTDRRSGEVKKIELEGVFVQIGLVPNTEWLKGTVELSKHGEIVVDARGATSVPGVFAAGDVTTVPFKQIVIAVGEGAKASLGAFDHLIRQDATPAVAAQPQADEAVAA is encoded by the coding sequence ATGCTCGACGCCAATCTCAAGACCCAACTCAAAGCGTACCTCGAAAAAATCACGCGCCCGATCGAACTCGTCGCATCGCTCGACGACAGCGCGAAGTCGCAGGAACTGCGTGCGCTGCTCGACGAGATTGCATCGCTGACGACGCGCGTCACCGTGATCGAACGCCGCGACGACGAGGCGCGCACGCCGTCGTTCTCGATCGGCGAACCGGGCCAGCCCGCGCGGATCCGCTTCGCTGGCATTCCGATGGGCCATGAATTCACGTCGCTCGTGCTCGCGCTGCTGCAGACGGGCGGCCATCCGATCAAGCTCGACGACGACGTGATCGAACAGATCCGCGCGCTCGACGGCGACTATGCCTTCGAGACGTACTTCTCGCTGTCGTGCCAGAACTGCCCGGAAGTCGTGCAGGCGCTGAACGTGATGTCGCTGATCAATCCGCGCATCCGTCACGTCGCGATCGACGGCGCGCTGTTCCAGGACGAAGTCGAAGCACGCCAGATCATGGCGGTGCCGACGATGTTCCTGAACGGCGAATCGTTCGGCCAGGGCCGCAGCAGCGTGAAGGAAATCCTCGCGAAACTCGATACGGGCGCCGGCGCACGCGCGGCAAAGTCGCTCGAGAACAAGCCGGTGTTCGACACGCTGATCGTCGGCGGCGGCCCGGCCGGTGCCGCGGCCGCGATCTACTCCGCGCGCAAGGGCATCGCGACCGGCGTGGTCGCCGAACGTTTCGGCGGCCAGGTACTCGACACGATGGCGATCGAGAATTTCGTGTCGGTGCAGGAAACCGAAGGACCGAAGTTCGCGACTGCGCTCGAACAGCACGTGAAGCAGTACGACGTCGACATCATGGACGTGCAGCGCGCCGAAGCGCTGATTCCCGGCGACGTGCATCAGATCCGCCTCGCGAACGGCGCCGTGCTGAAGGCCAGGACGGTCGTGCTTGCGACGGGCGCGCGCTGGCGCGAGATCGGCGTGCCCGGCGAACGCGAATACCGCAACCGCGGCGTTGCATACTGCCCGCACTGCGACGGCCCGCTGTTCAAGGGCAAGCGCGTCGCGGTGATCGGCGGCGGCAACTCGGGCGTCGAGGCCGCGATCGATCTCGCGGGCATCGTGAAGGCAGTCACGCTGATCGAATACGGCGCGCAGCTGCGCGCCGACGAAGTGCTGCAACGCAAGCTGCGCAGCCTGCCGAACGTAACCGTCATCACCGAAGCGCAAACGACCGAGCTCACCGGCGACGGCAGCAAGCTGAATGGGCTCGTGTATACGGACCGTCGCTCGGGCGAAGTGAAGAAGATCGAACTCGAAGGCGTGTTCGTGCAGATCGGACTCGTTCCGAACACCGAATGGCTGAAGGGCACAGTCGAGCTGTCGAAGCACGGCGAGATCGTCGTCGATGCGCGCGGCGCGACGTCGGTGCCCGGCGTGTTCGCGGCCGGCGACGTGACGACGGTGCCGTTCAAGCAGATCGTGATCGCGGTCGGCGAAGGCGCCAAGGCGTCGCTCGGCGCGTTCGATCATCTGATCCGCCAGGACGCGACGCCGGCTGTCGCCGCGCAGCCGCAAGCCGACGAAGCGGTCGCCGCCTGA
- the ahpC gene encoding alkyl hydroperoxide reductase subunit C: MPIINTQIKPFKATAYHNGEFVPVSDENFKGKWSVVVFYPADFTFVCPTELGDLADRYAEFQKLGVEIYAVSTDTHFTHKAWHDTSDTIGKIKYPMIGDPTLTLSRNFDVLIEEEGMALRGTFVINPEGEIKLCEIHDNGIGRDAGELLRKVQAAQYIAAHPGEVCPAKWTPGAETLTPSLDLIGKI; this comes from the coding sequence ATGCCGATCATCAACACGCAGATCAAACCGTTCAAGGCCACCGCATACCACAACGGCGAATTCGTGCCCGTGTCCGACGAGAACTTCAAGGGCAAGTGGTCCGTCGTCGTGTTCTACCCGGCCGACTTCACGTTCGTGTGTCCGACCGAACTCGGCGATCTCGCCGACCGCTACGCGGAATTCCAGAAGCTCGGCGTCGAGATCTACGCAGTGTCGACCGACACGCACTTCACGCACAAGGCATGGCACGACACGTCGGACACGATCGGCAAGATCAAGTACCCGATGATCGGCGATCCGACGCTGACGCTGTCGCGCAACTTCGACGTGCTGATCGAGGAAGAAGGGATGGCGCTGCGCGGCACGTTCGTGATCAACCCGGAAGGCGAGATCAAGCTCTGCGAGATTCACGACAACGGCATCGGCCGCGACGCAGGCGAACTGCTGCGCAAGGTGCAGGCCGCGCAATACATCGCCGCGCATCCGGGTGAAGTCTGCCCGGCCAAGTGGACGCCGGGCGCGGAAACGCTGACCCCGTCGCTCGACCTGATCGGCAAGATCTGA
- a CDS encoding LysR substrate-binding domain-containing protein, whose protein sequence is MKNIEQLHDDPPLRAVRAFEAFARLGSVTAAAAELDITPSAVSHQLQLLEAFIQTPLTVRDGRLLALTDEGRDYYRSISAAFSVLRSATRFVRDRSSLRQITISLIPLFGIGWFIPRLHAFLAENTDVDVTVLYAHHRNYRSDASDLSIRFGTGDWPGYRCERLVPGAMMPMCSPSFLKRHGPFSTPADLAHAPLVHDEDRSAWVNWLQGAGVRNVSHAVGPMFEDGQLTLSAARADLGVALLRAPLVERELASGELVQLFDHALEDGRDYYLCTREDADLPDGARRLAEWLREMAGVHG, encoded by the coding sequence ATGAAAAATATCGAACAGTTACACGACGATCCGCCGTTGCGTGCCGTGCGCGCGTTCGAGGCGTTCGCGCGCCTCGGCTCGGTCACGGCGGCGGCCGCCGAACTCGACATCACGCCGTCCGCGGTCAGCCATCAGCTGCAGCTGCTGGAAGCGTTCATCCAGACGCCGCTGACCGTACGCGACGGCCGGCTGCTCGCGCTGACCGACGAAGGACGCGACTACTACCGGTCGATCAGCGCCGCGTTCTCGGTACTGCGCAGCGCGACGCGCTTCGTGCGCGACCGTTCGTCGCTGCGGCAGATCACGATCAGCCTGATACCGCTGTTCGGCATCGGCTGGTTCATTCCGCGGCTGCACGCGTTTCTTGCGGAGAACACGGACGTCGACGTCACCGTGCTCTACGCGCACCACCGCAACTACCGCAGCGATGCGTCGGATCTGTCGATCCGCTTCGGCACGGGCGACTGGCCCGGCTACCGCTGCGAACGGCTGGTGCCGGGCGCGATGATGCCGATGTGCAGCCCGTCGTTCCTGAAGCGCCACGGGCCGTTTTCCACGCCGGCCGATCTCGCGCATGCGCCGCTCGTGCACGACGAGGATCGCAGCGCGTGGGTGAACTGGCTGCAAGGCGCGGGCGTGCGCAACGTCTCGCACGCGGTCGGCCCGATGTTCGAGGACGGGCAGCTCACATTGAGCGCAGCACGCGCGGATCTCGGCGTCGCGCTGCTGCGCGCGCCGCTCGTCGAGCGCGAACTCGCGAGCGGCGAACTCGTGCAGCTGTTCGATCATGCGCTCGAGGACGGCCGCGACTACTACCTGTGCACGCGCGAGGACGCGGACTTGCCGGACGGCGCGAGGCGGCTCGCGGAATGGTTGAGGGAGATGGCGGGAGTGCACGGTTGA
- a CDS encoding branched-chain amino acid ABC transporter substrate-binding protein: MKIARFTVGFALSAFALVASVTAGAQSAPQTILIGLAAPLTGPSARIGKDLQNGAQLAIDDANAKHPTIGGKPVVYKLVAADDQSDPRTAVAVAQQLVDQHVIGVVGHWNTGCSVPASRVYRDAGIPQIAPASTGHQYTQQGYATAFRIMGHDDAGGNFTGAYAVKTLKAKRIAVIDDRTSFGAGLADQFIKGVQANGGTIVDRQYVNDKTTDFSGVLTAIKGKRADLVFFGGLDAQAAPIARRMRQLGVNVPLLGAGGFVSQTFLSLAGKDGDGVTALEPGLPLERMPGGKAFDAQYQARFRAPIELHAPFAYDAAATLIAAAQKAGSTQPAKLVAAVREIDRPGVTGEIAFDKEGNLKNPAFTIYQVCGGKWTVVDVLGGARTAAK, from the coding sequence ATGAAAATCGCTCGTTTCACCGTTGGCTTCGCGTTGTCCGCGTTCGCGCTGGTCGCGTCCGTTACCGCCGGCGCGCAATCCGCGCCGCAGACGATCCTGATCGGTCTCGCCGCGCCGCTGACCGGCCCGTCCGCGCGCATCGGCAAGGATCTGCAGAACGGCGCGCAACTCGCGATCGACGATGCGAACGCGAAGCATCCGACGATCGGCGGCAAGCCCGTCGTGTACAAGCTCGTCGCAGCCGACGACCAGTCCGACCCGCGCACGGCCGTCGCGGTCGCGCAGCAGCTCGTCGACCAGCACGTGATCGGCGTCGTCGGGCACTGGAACACGGGCTGCAGCGTGCCGGCTTCGCGCGTCTATCGCGACGCGGGCATTCCGCAGATCGCGCCGGCGTCGACGGGCCATCAGTACACGCAGCAGGGCTACGCGACGGCCTTCCGCATCATGGGTCACGACGATGCGGGCGGCAACTTCACGGGCGCCTACGCGGTGAAGACGCTGAAGGCGAAGCGCATCGCCGTGATCGACGATCGCACGTCGTTCGGGGCGGGATTGGCCGACCAGTTCATCAAGGGCGTGCAGGCGAACGGCGGCACGATCGTCGATCGCCAGTACGTGAACGACAAGACAACCGACTTCAGCGGCGTGCTGACCGCGATCAAGGGCAAGCGCGCGGATCTGGTGTTCTTCGGCGGGCTCGATGCGCAGGCCGCGCCGATCGCACGCCGGATGCGCCAGCTCGGCGTGAACGTGCCGCTGCTCGGCGCGGGCGGTTTCGTGAGCCAGACCTTCCTGTCGCTCGCAGGCAAGGACGGCGACGGCGTGACCGCGCTCGAACCGGGCCTGCCGCTCGAGCGGATGCCGGGCGGCAAGGCGTTCGACGCGCAGTACCAGGCGCGTTTCCGCGCGCCGATCGAACTGCATGCGCCGTTTGCGTACGACGCGGCCGCCACGCTGATCGCGGCCGCGCAGAAGGCAGGCTCGACGCAGCCGGCGAAGCTGGTCGCCGCCGTGCGCGAGATCGACCGGCCGGGCGTGACGGGCGAGATCGCGTTCGACAAGGAAGGCAACCTGAAGAATCCGGCTTTCACGATCTATCAGGTGTGCGGCGGGAAGTGGACAGTCGTCGATGTGCTCGGCGGCGCGCGGACTGCGGCGAAGTAA
- a CDS encoding L-2-amino-thiazoline-4-carboxylic acid hydrolase, whose product MTETTKTSTTTPEDTRLGILARRRIEAEIIKPIYEIMKREFGTERAQAVIAEAVRGAAVDAGRTFAAQEPHGTSVKSFIALQVLWEKDDALDVEVRRADDAHYDYDVHRCSYAEMYHAMGLGEIGHLLSCARDSYFIEGYDPRIALTRTSTIMQGGKRCDFRYALQPAPQGGAQEAGDA is encoded by the coding sequence ATGACCGAAACTACCAAAACCTCCACGACCACTCCGGAAGACACGCGCCTCGGCATCCTCGCGCGGCGCCGCATCGAAGCCGAAATCATCAAGCCGATCTACGAGATCATGAAGCGCGAATTCGGCACCGAGCGCGCGCAGGCCGTGATCGCGGAAGCGGTGCGCGGCGCGGCGGTCGACGCGGGCCGCACGTTCGCCGCGCAGGAGCCGCACGGCACGAGCGTGAAGTCGTTCATCGCGCTGCAGGTGCTGTGGGAGAAGGACGATGCGCTCGACGTCGAAGTGCGGCGCGCGGACGATGCGCACTACGACTACGACGTACATCGCTGCAGCTATGCCGAGATGTATCACGCGATGGGGCTCGGCGAGATCGGACATCTGCTCAGCTGCGCGCGCGACAGCTACTTCATCGAGGGCTACGATCCGCGCATCGCGCTGACGCGCACGAGCACGATCATGCAGGGCGGCAAGCGCTGCGATTTCCGCTACGCACTGCAACCGGCGCCGCAGGGCGGCGCACAGGAGGCCGGCGATGCGTGA